The Bradyrhizobium ottawaense genome window below encodes:
- a CDS encoding tripartite tricarboxylate transporter substrate binding protein: protein MASGGIINHDGARRKGFAVRRWLNLAILACAVVLAVAGLGASPARAEYPDKIIKIVVPFAAGGGTDIMARTTAQEIQTDLGKSVIIENKPGAGTIIGTQTVATSEPDGYSLLMATFAHAVNPSLYKKLPFDPHKDFAAVSLIARSFNIVVVNPASKINSISDLITEAKANPGKLNFGTFGTGTSAHLAGELFNAMAKVKMTAVPYKGAAPAISDLLGGQIDVMFTTVASAASLVATGQLRALAVTSAERSAAFPQLPAVAEAGVPGYAAESWYGLYAPAKTPAPVIARLNQAIAKAVQSGAFKKLEANEGLIMVGGAPEQLDRYVAQEEERWRKLIKDANIEVQ, encoded by the coding sequence ATGGCCAGCGGCGGAATCATCAATCACGACGGCGCGCGCAGGAAAGGCTTCGCCGTGCGGCGCTGGCTGAACCTCGCCATCCTCGCTTGTGCCGTCGTGCTGGCGGTCGCCGGGCTGGGCGCCTCGCCGGCGCGCGCGGAATATCCCGACAAGATCATCAAGATCGTGGTGCCCTTCGCAGCCGGCGGCGGGACCGACATCATGGCGCGAACGACGGCGCAGGAAATCCAGACGGATCTCGGCAAGTCCGTCATCATCGAGAACAAGCCGGGCGCCGGGACCATCATCGGGACCCAGACGGTGGCGACCAGCGAGCCCGACGGCTATTCGCTGCTGATGGCGACCTTCGCGCACGCGGTCAATCCGAGCCTGTACAAGAAGCTGCCGTTCGATCCGCACAAGGATTTCGCGGCGGTCTCGCTGATCGCGCGATCCTTCAATATCGTCGTCGTCAACCCCGCATCCAAGATCAACTCGATCTCCGATTTGATCACTGAAGCCAAGGCCAATCCCGGCAAGCTCAATTTCGGGACGTTCGGCACCGGCACCTCGGCCCATCTCGCGGGCGAGCTGTTCAATGCGATGGCGAAGGTCAAGATGACGGCGGTGCCCTACAAGGGCGCGGCGCCTGCGATCAGCGATCTCTTAGGCGGACAGATCGACGTGATGTTCACCACGGTGGCGAGCGCGGCGTCGCTGGTAGCTACAGGCCAGCTCCGGGCGCTGGCTGTCACGTCAGCCGAACGTTCGGCGGCATTTCCGCAATTGCCTGCTGTCGCCGAGGCCGGAGTGCCCGGCTACGCCGCCGAATCCTGGTACGGATTGTACGCTCCGGCCAAGACGCCCGCTCCGGTGATTGCGCGTCTCAATCAGGCCATCGCAAAGGCGGTTCAGTCCGGCGCTTTCAAGAAGCTGGAGGCCAACGAAGGCCTCATCATGGTCGGCGGCGCTCCGGAACAGCTCGATCGCTATGTCGCGCAGGAGGAGGAACGCTGGCGCAAGCTGATCAAGGATGCCAACATCGAGGTGCAGTAG
- the rnk gene encoding nucleoside diphosphate kinase regulator, which yields MHNFETEIRRDQPALPPIKITEDESRRLSSLANSTMDLFPRVAQFLARELERASVAAENDLRGVVRMGSKVTYRDDEKGASREIVLVYPHEANIELNRVSILTPVGAALIGLSVGQRIEFETPDKRTRGLTVLAVSE from the coding sequence ATGCACAACTTCGAAACCGAGATTCGGCGAGACCAGCCGGCGTTGCCGCCGATCAAGATCACGGAAGACGAATCGCGACGTCTCAGCTCGCTGGCGAATTCGACCATGGATCTGTTTCCCCGTGTCGCGCAGTTTCTGGCGCGCGAACTGGAGCGCGCGTCGGTCGCCGCAGAGAACGATTTGCGCGGCGTAGTCAGGATGGGCTCCAAAGTAACCTATCGCGATGACGAGAAAGGTGCCAGCCGGGAGATCGTGCTGGTCTATCCGCACGAGGCGAACATCGAACTCAACCGGGTCTCGATTCTGACGCCTGTTGGCGCGGCCCTGATCGGCCTCTCGGTGGGGCAGCGGATCGAGTTCGAGACGCCGGACAAGCGCACCAGGGGGCTGACCGTTCTGGCCGTCTCCGAATGA